A window from Pseudomonadota bacterium encodes these proteins:
- a CDS encoding M15 family metallopeptidase → MSAAPQAEQKGGGSGPTFRCTPRLLLRDQPDAIELVSKADWTLAGRAELNRRGQLDHLTIVPKARRQGLATEFFQCLASAQRQGSLDPNRFDDQKIATLWLQSLAMHAASGAQPAQDLAEYQQKRSAQWLSDLGIDSDYGEQRGLALVTEPAELELAGDDCFSRPLYLTPAAAHAWRQLRNAAAEVGVTLQPVSGFRSIDYQGRLLSKKLAEGAEDALRVSAAPGYSEHHSGCALDITTPGTTPLETAFAETAAFGWLAAHGAAFGFVMSYPENNPHGVAFEPWHWCFQSGQPEAQA, encoded by the coding sequence GTGAGCGCAGCTCCCCAAGCGGAACAAAAGGGCGGCGGAAGTGGCCCCACCTTTCGCTGTACGCCCCGCCTGCTGCTGCGCGACCAGCCGGATGCCATCGAGCTGGTCAGCAAAGCTGACTGGACCCTGGCCGGCCGAGCTGAGCTCAATCGACGCGGCCAGCTCGATCACCTGACCATCGTGCCAAAGGCGCGCAGGCAGGGCCTGGCAACCGAGTTTTTCCAATGCCTTGCGTCAGCGCAGCGTCAGGGCAGCCTGGACCCGAATCGCTTCGACGACCAGAAGATTGCAACGCTATGGCTGCAAAGCCTCGCCATGCACGCAGCGTCGGGAGCCCAGCCAGCGCAGGACCTCGCGGAATACCAGCAAAAACGCTCAGCGCAGTGGCTGTCAGACCTCGGCATCGACAGCGACTACGGCGAGCAGCGCGGGCTCGCGTTGGTCACCGAGCCTGCAGAGCTAGAGCTGGCCGGTGACGACTGTTTCTCCCGACCGCTATATCTGACGCCAGCAGCGGCTCATGCATGGCGGCAGCTCCGCAATGCAGCCGCTGAGGTCGGCGTCACGCTGCAGCCCGTGTCAGGATTTCGCAGCATCGACTATCAGGGCCGTCTGCTGAGCAAGAAGCTGGCTGAGGGTGCCGAGGATGCGCTGCGGGTCAGCGCGGCGCCCGGTTACAGCGAACATCACAGCGGCTGCGCCCTCGATATCACAACACCCGGCACAACCCCGCTCGAGACCGCGTTCGCGGAGACGGCCGCCTTTGGCTGGCTGGCCGCCCATGGGGCGGCATTTGGGTTTGTGATGTCTTATCCGGAAAACAATCCGCACGGGGTGGCGTTTGAGCCCTGGCACTGGTGCTTTCAGTCGGGTCAGCCGGAGGCCCAGGCCTAA
- a CDS encoding transglutaminase-like domain-containing protein — MNRVSQLLYPTLLLLAALTVSQLSLAQSPSAENPPTVPAPLAVPAADALIDDAASAEEEDAQWMAVFLDGQRAGHVKNVRRVENGQVETSEEFLLRINRGGVTIEVLSEEGYLETTEGEPLGFYASQQISGAQMTIQGEIKDGRAFVTTVSAGSVQDQEFDWPEDAAMAERARLEGLAKGFEPGTYYEQTLFVPSSLQFVPATTRVEDNERVDLLGTEQDLVRVVETVTLGATPTVMTGWVTPDYEIKKARMSMMGLTFEAIACPESCATGDVEPADIFVQALVEVPERLSWKDRETPITFEFRATDPEQPLTFAESDEQALERRDDLYRVTVTPLALPTPPAASPAEGGDTTEMSDFRGATRWLQIDAPEIHELVRQTRLDAQTPADLMQRMEQFVRDYVFDKNLSVGYATALEVARNRSGDCTEHALLLAAMGRAAGIPTRVATGLAYVEDWLGTQNVFVPHAWTQAWLDGRWVSFDAALGKFDAGHIALAYGDGDPAGFYDGITTLGNLEVVSVAKAD, encoded by the coding sequence CGCCCACGGTACCGGCACCGCTCGCCGTGCCCGCTGCTGACGCACTCATCGACGATGCAGCCTCCGCGGAAGAAGAAGACGCCCAGTGGATGGCCGTGTTTCTGGACGGCCAGCGCGCCGGCCACGTCAAGAATGTTCGCCGTGTTGAGAATGGTCAGGTCGAAACCAGCGAAGAGTTCCTGCTGCGCATTAACCGCGGCGGCGTCACCATCGAGGTGCTGAGCGAAGAAGGCTACCTCGAAACTACCGAAGGTGAGCCTCTGGGGTTCTATGCCAGCCAGCAGATCTCCGGGGCCCAGATGACCATCCAGGGCGAAATCAAAGACGGCCGCGCGTTTGTCACCACCGTTAGCGCCGGCAGCGTTCAGGACCAGGAGTTCGACTGGCCGGAGGACGCGGCGATGGCCGAGCGGGCTCGCCTGGAGGGGTTAGCGAAGGGATTCGAGCCAGGCACCTACTACGAACAGACGCTGTTTGTGCCCTCATCCCTGCAGTTTGTGCCCGCAACGACGCGCGTCGAGGACAATGAGCGAGTCGATCTGCTGGGCACCGAACAAGACCTCGTCCGGGTTGTGGAAACGGTGACGCTCGGCGCAACCCCCACGGTCATGACCGGCTGGGTGACCCCCGACTATGAGATCAAGAAGGCCCGCATGTCGATGATGGGCCTGACCTTTGAAGCCATCGCCTGCCCGGAAAGCTGCGCCACCGGCGACGTCGAGCCGGCTGACATCTTTGTTCAGGCGCTGGTGGAGGTGCCGGAGCGGCTCAGCTGGAAAGATCGGGAAACGCCCATTACCTTCGAATTTCGCGCCACCGATCCGGAGCAGCCGCTGACCTTCGCGGAATCCGATGAACAAGCCCTGGAGAGGCGGGATGACCTTTACCGAGTCACCGTGACGCCCCTTGCGCTGCCAACGCCCCCCGCTGCGAGTCCCGCCGAGGGCGGTGACACTACCGAGATGAGCGACTTCCGCGGCGCGACTCGCTGGCTGCAAATCGATGCACCCGAGATCCACGAACTCGTGCGCCAGACGCGGCTGGATGCCCAAACGCCCGCTGACCTGATGCAGCGCATGGAGCAGTTCGTCCGCGACTATGTCTTCGATAAAAACCTATCGGTCGGTTACGCAACGGCGCTTGAGGTTGCCCGCAACCGGAGCGGGGATTGCACCGAGCACGCGCTGCTGCTGGCCGCCATGGGCCGCGCGGCTGGCATACCCACACGCGTCGCCACCGGCCTGGCCTACGTCGAAGACTGGCTGGGCACGCAGAACGTGTTTGTTCCTCATGCCTGGACCCAGGCCTGGCTGGACGGTCGCTGGGTCAGCTTTGACGCGGCGCTCGGCAAATTTGACGCTGGGCATATCGCGCTGGCGTACGGCGACGGTGACCCGGCTGGCTTCTATGACGGCATTACGACTCTCGGCAACCTCGAAGTGGTGTCGGTCGCCAAGGCCGACTAA